The window TTGCGGAATTCCCAGCGCCTCGACAACAGCGGCGGCGCTTTTTTCGACCTGAAACTGATAGGGATCGCCGCTGCGAATTACTTTTTTCGGGAGCCCATGCGCCGAGAACAGAACGCGCGGTGTGCCATGCGCGAGCGCGCCCGCATAAGTCTCGCGAACAAGAGCGGCCGCAGCGCTGATGAACCCCGGTTCTTCCGGCCAGCAACAGAGGGTGGAGACGGGCGCGGTCAGCCCCGCAGCCTCGGCGGCTTTCTGCCATTCTTTCAGCGAAGACCCGCTCGTTGTTTTCGAATATTGCGGGTAGAGCGGCACCAAAACCACGCGGTCGGGCTTCCAGGCGGCAACCTCGCGCGCCACATCGTCGGCGCGCGGATGCCAATAGCGCATAGCGATAAAGCAGCGGGTTTCCTCGCCCGGTTGCGTCAAAGCCATTTCCAGGGCGCGGGCCTGGGCCTGCGTATTTGGCAGCAACGGCGAGCCGCCCCCAAGGTTCGCGTAGATTTCCTGCGCAATCGGGGCGCGCCGCCGGGAAATCAGTCGAGCGATCAGATAGCGGATCGGTCCAGGCGCGCCGATGATCGCCGGATCGTTGAAGAGGTTGAAAAGGAACGGTTCAACCGCTTCCGGTTTATCGGGGCCGCCAAGATTGAACAGGATGATCGCGCGCTTACTCATGGCAGCGACTATAGGGCGCGGCGGCTTAAAATCCAGGGGACTCTGCGCCTAAATCCGGCGCAGGAAGTCGCAGAGGGCCGCCACATGCTCCGGCGGGGTCTGTGGAACGATGCCGTGGCCGAGGTTGAAGATGAACGGGCCGCGCCCAAGATGGCCGCAAATATGCTCCGCCGCCGCCAGCATGCTCTTGCCGCCCGCGACGAGAGCCAGCGGATCGAGGTTCCCCTGAACGCAGGCCAGCGGCTGCAACACTTCCGCCGCCCAATCGGGGGGGACTTGGGTGTCAATGGCGATGCAGGTCGGTTGAACGATCTCGGTAAAGCGCTTGTAGAGCGCACCGCTGCCGCGCGGAAAAGCGATAATCGGCGTCTCGGGGTGGCGTGCCCGAAGGGCCGCGACGATTTGCCGATTGGGTTCGATCACCCAGCGCTCGTAATCCAGCGGCGCGAGTGCCCCAGCCCACGAATCGAACAGTTGCACCGCATCGGCGCCCGCGTCGATTTGGGCGGAGAGATAGTCTACCGTCGCTGTCACGATCCCGTTCAGCAAGGCTTCGAAAGCTTTCGGTTGGCTGTAGAAGAAGCTCTTCGTTTTGCCAAAGTCACGACTAGACCCGCCTTCAACCATATAGGTCGCAACGGTCCAGGGGCTTCCGGCGAAGCCAAGGAAGGTCGTTTCACTGGGTAGCGCCGCCTTTACCCGCCGCACGGTCTCGATGACCGGCGCATAGACAACGGCGGCCCCGGTGAAGTCCAGGCTTTCTGGCAGCGGCCCTAAGACCGGCCCTTCCCCTTCGGCGAACTTTAGGCTCTGCCCCAGCGCCATTGGGACGATCAGAATGTCTGAAAACAGGATGGCGCCATCCATCCCATAGCGCCGGATGGGCTGCAGGGTGATCTCTGCCGCGCGGTCCGGGTTCAGGCACATGGCCAGGAACCCGCCCGCTTCCTGCCGCAGGGCACGGTATTCCGGCAGATAACGCCCAGCTTGGCGCATGAACCAGAAGGGTGGGCGGGCGGTGGTCTGACCCTTGAGGGCCGCGAGGAGATGTTTGCTCATGCCCACTCTCTAAAGGGAGTCTTAGGTTATGAAAAGATTGGTGGTGGATGTGAGGGGGTGGAAACCTGGGGATTAAGGTTTTACCCAAATTTATCCCCAGATCTAAAAGTCGCCTGTCGGCCCTGTGGATGACTATGTGGATGCACGCGGCAAACCTGAGTCTAAGCGATTGTCTTACAATGAAAATCGATTCGTTAATTGCCTTGGGATAAGCCTGGAAAAAGGTCCGCTTTTGGCCCTTATCCCCAGATGCAAAACCCGCCCGGGTCTTTTTTCCCACAGGGGATGATCGCGGGAGAGCACGCGAGACGATGGGGATGAAAACGCCCGTGGGGATAAATCCAGGTTTTATCCCCAATTCATCCCCGACTTATCCACAGGTTTGCGTCAGACGGTCCCAGCCCGCACAGCACTGGGCGATCCGCCGAGAACACGGTGGCACTCACGATTGAAATTCGACTTGCTGCGAAAGCCGCAGCTTTCCATCACAACGCCAATCGGTTCGCTGCCATGCCGTAGCCGGGGTTCGGCCGCCAGCAGCCGGGCGCGGTTCACATACTGCGAGACATTCATGCCGTGGCACTGGTTGATCGCT of the Elstera cyanobacteriorum genome contains:
- the hemH gene encoding ferrochelatase codes for the protein MSKRAIILFNLGGPDKPEAVEPFLFNLFNDPAIIGAPGPIRYLIARLISRRRAPIAQEIYANLGGGSPLLPNTQAQARALEMALTQPGEETRCFIAMRYWHPRADDVAREVAAWKPDRVVLVPLYPQYSKTTSGSSLKEWQKAAEAAGLTAPVSTLCCWPEEPGFISAAAALVRETYAGALAHGTPRVLFSAHGLPKKVIRSGDPYQFQVEKSAAAVVEALGIPQLDWLVSYQSRVGPLEWIGPATDDEIRRAGQDKVPLIVCPIAFVSDHSETLVELDIEYKHLADESGVPAYFRVPVVATHPAFIDGLARAIALKDRQGGLSCAGGGRLCPAAFGQCPARA
- the hemE gene encoding uroporphyrinogen decarboxylase encodes the protein MSKHLLAALKGQTTARPPFWFMRQAGRYLPEYRALRQEAGGFLAMCLNPDRAAEITLQPIRRYGMDGAILFSDILIVPMALGQSLKFAEGEGPVLGPLPESLDFTGAAVVYAPVIETVRRVKAALPSETTFLGFAGSPWTVATYMVEGGSSRDFGKTKSFFYSQPKAFEALLNGIVTATVDYLSAQIDAGADAVQLFDSWAGALAPLDYERWVIEPNRQIVAALRARHPETPIIAFPRGSGALYKRFTEIVQPTCIAIDTQVPPDWAAEVLQPLACVQGNLDPLALVAGGKSMLAAAEHICGHLGRGPFIFNLGHGIVPQTPPEHVAALCDFLRRI